Proteins from one Prevotella sp. E2-28 genomic window:
- a CDS encoding OmpA family protein — MKRKIILLFALALALTGATPVQAQRLRVGEQSSGMSRDSVAFQPHWFVQPQVGVGYHVGEAKFSKLLSPAAQLSVGRQFSPVFGLRLGASGWQARNWQTHPKAEYKWNYVQANLDATVSLTNLIWGFCPDRKWNIYGLAGVGLNIAFKNDDANALKAMNESTGIPPLPNGGFDKLWDGTKLFPAGRLGAGVEYALSERVALGLEYNANVLPDKWNSKKGKNDNMDWQQNLLVGVKIALGPTRKHIIIEEPVQEILEVPETPVEPEPQPEPVIEEKKPEPVVEKAPDMPEVKVYFAASSSRLTPAEAEKLQPVADYLKKYTEKNITISGYASPDGQASYNLRLSKRRAKAVEQWLIDNGIDAQRIKAEGKGEVNFGSRKASRAAAVIQIEQ; from the coding sequence ATGAAAAGAAAAATCATTTTGCTGTTCGCGCTGGCACTGGCCCTCACGGGGGCTACGCCGGTACAGGCACAAAGGCTACGGGTAGGCGAGCAAAGCTCGGGAATGAGTAGGGACTCGGTGGCCTTTCAGCCGCACTGGTTCGTCCAGCCACAGGTGGGCGTGGGCTACCATGTGGGCGAGGCTAAGTTCTCGAAGCTGCTATCGCCTGCTGCCCAGCTCAGCGTGGGACGTCAGTTCTCGCCGGTGTTCGGTCTGCGCCTAGGTGCGTCGGGCTGGCAGGCTCGCAACTGGCAGACACACCCCAAGGCAGAGTATAAGTGGAACTACGTACAGGCTAACCTCGACGCTACGGTGTCGTTGACCAACCTCATCTGGGGCTTTTGCCCCGACCGTAAATGGAACATCTACGGACTGGCTGGCGTGGGACTGAACATCGCGTTCAAGAACGACGATGCGAATGCCCTGAAAGCCATGAACGAGAGTACAGGTATCCCCCCACTGCCAAACGGTGGCTTTGATAAACTGTGGGACGGCACGAAGCTGTTTCCTGCTGGCCGACTGGGTGCTGGCGTAGAGTACGCACTCTCTGAGCGCGTGGCGCTGGGACTGGAGTATAACGCTAACGTGCTGCCCGACAAGTGGAACTCAAAGAAAGGTAAGAATGATAATATGGACTGGCAGCAAAACTTGCTGGTGGGCGTGAAGATTGCCTTAGGTCCTACGCGCAAGCATATCATCATTGAAGAGCCTGTGCAGGAAATTCTGGAAGTTCCGGAAACTCCGGTTGAGCCAGAGCCACAGCCTGAGCCCGTCATCGAGGAGAAGAAGCCGGAGCCCGTAGTAGAGAAGGCACCCGACATGCCTGAGGTGAAGGTGTACTTCGCCGCCAGCTCGTCAAGGCTCACACCTGCCGAGGCAGAGAAGCTGCAGCCCGTGGCCGACTACCTGAAGAAGTACACGGAGAAGAACATAACCATCAGTGGCTATGCCTCTCCCGACGGTCAGGCGTCTTACAACCTGCGTCTGTCAAAACGCCGTGCTAAGGCTGTGGAGCAGTGGCTCATAGACAACGGCATCGACGCTCAGCGTATCAAGGCTGAAGGTAAGGGCGAAGTGAACTTCGGTAGCCGTAAGGCAAGTCGCGCAGCAGCGGTCATTCAAATTGAACAATAA
- a CDS encoding Ig-like domain-containing protein translates to MNKKIFFALMMPALMLGAVSCTDYQDDIDKLGAENDALRSYNNQTISRLNSVVFQTEAGVVNITVDQPTATTIIYEVEPKELSSTLAADLSRLKMVTQHGAAMAITAAAGDDSKGTLTITGTPSGFDGSKDYSLSLIYSENERSYQTAYTPVYVVTRPTALAIDIAATSSGKYAVGEKYQLQAVFTPTYTTEKDVIWSVDDTTLATIDENGVLTPLKNGTVTVTCTSKDNPAATYTITIEITGGNIPLSEGGVSQDEAESRGW, encoded by the coding sequence ATGAATAAGAAAATCTTTTTTGCATTGATGATGCCCGCACTGATGCTGGGCGCAGTATCCTGCACTGACTATCAGGACGACATCGACAAGCTGGGTGCTGAGAACGACGCCCTGCGTAGTTACAACAACCAGACCATCTCTCGTCTGAACTCAGTAGTGTTCCAGACTGAGGCGGGCGTAGTGAACATCACTGTGGATCAGCCCACTGCCACCACTATTATTTATGAGGTGGAGCCGAAGGAACTGTCCAGCACACTGGCAGCAGACCTCAGTCGTCTGAAGATGGTGACGCAGCACGGTGCTGCCATGGCTATCACCGCAGCAGCTGGCGACGACAGCAAGGGCACGCTGACCATTACGGGTACGCCTAGCGGTTTCGACGGCAGCAAGGACTACAGCCTCTCACTGATTTACAGCGAGAACGAGCGTTCATACCAGACGGCTTATACGCCGGTATATGTGGTGACACGTCCCACGGCGCTGGCTATCGACATCGCTGCCACCAGCAGTGGTAAGTATGCCGTTGGAGAGAAGTACCAGTTGCAGGCTGTGTTCACACCTACTTATACCACCGAGAAGGATGTGATATGGAGTGTGGACGACACCACGCTGGCTACCATCGACGAAAACGGTGTGCTGACCCCGCTGAAGAATGGCACGGTAACGGTTACCTGTACCTCTAAGGATAACCCCGCTGCTACTTACACCATCACCATCGAAATCACTGGTGGCAACATCCCTCTGAGCGAGGGTGGCGTCAGTCAGGACGAGGCTGAAAGCCGCGGATGGTAA
- a CDS encoding S41 family peptidase, translating into MKRYFSLLAAAMLGLSGYAQMNVTRDDNPLRKLSIAEMAVKALYVDEVDEKKLVEDAIRGMLEKLDPHSTYSTPKETKEMTEPLNGSFEGIGVQFNMVEDTLIVIQPVINGPSEKVGILAGDRIVMVNDTAIAGVKMSKEEIMRRLRGPKGTIADLRIVRTGIKDLLTFKVKRDKIPVHTVDASYMIRPGIGYIRIGSFGATTYDEFMESMQKLKSQGMKDLVLDLQENGGGYLQAAADLAGEFLEAGDLIVYTEGRVTNRRDYKAPKHGSFRDGRVVVLVDQYTASAAEIVTGALQDQDRGMVVGRRTFGKGLVQRPIDLPDGSMIRLTIAHYYTPTGRCIQKPYEKGDKKSYEKDILNRLNSGELISADSIHFADSLKYQTLRKHRTVYGGGGIMPDYFVGLDTTRYTKFHRELAAKSVIIQQNLRYVDNNRKSLKKQYPDFQSFKANYEIPQSLINSIIKEGEKQKIKPQDEAELQKTLPYLKLQLKALIARDLWDMSEYFSVFNEDSDIVKKALELLQ; encoded by the coding sequence ATGAAAAGATATTTTTCACTGTTGGCAGCAGCCATGCTGGGACTTTCCGGTTATGCTCAGATGAACGTAACGCGCGATGATAATCCCCTGCGCAAACTGAGTATTGCAGAGATGGCTGTAAAAGCCCTTTATGTAGATGAGGTAGATGAAAAGAAACTGGTTGAGGATGCCATCCGTGGTATGCTTGAGAAGCTGGATCCTCACTCTACCTACAGCACCCCTAAGGAAACGAAGGAGATGACCGAACCCCTGAATGGCTCGTTCGAGGGTATCGGCGTACAGTTTAATATGGTGGAGGATACGCTCATCGTTATCCAGCCCGTTATCAACGGCCCGTCAGAGAAGGTGGGTATCCTTGCTGGCGACCGCATCGTGATGGTGAACGACACGGCCATTGCCGGTGTGAAGATGTCAAAGGAAGAGATTATGCGCCGTCTGCGCGGCCCCAAGGGCACCATTGCCGACCTGCGTATTGTGCGTACAGGTATTAAGGATTTGCTCACCTTCAAGGTGAAGCGCGATAAGATTCCCGTACACACCGTTGATGCCTCCTATATGATTCGTCCGGGCATCGGTTATATCCGTATTGGCAGCTTCGGTGCTACTACTTACGATGAGTTCATGGAGAGTATGCAGAAGCTGAAGTCGCAGGGCATGAAAGACCTGGTGCTCGACTTGCAGGAGAATGGCGGTGGCTATCTGCAGGCAGCTGCCGACCTGGCTGGTGAGTTCCTTGAGGCTGGCGACCTGATTGTCTATACAGAAGGCCGCGTCACTAATCGTCGCGACTATAAGGCACCCAAGCATGGCAGTTTCCGCGATGGCCGTGTCGTGGTGTTGGTTGACCAATATACGGCTTCTGCCGCCGAGATTGTGACTGGTGCCCTGCAGGATCAGGACCGTGGTATGGTGGTTGGTCGCCGCACGTTTGGCAAGGGCCTCGTGCAGCGTCCTATCGATTTGCCCGACGGCTCTATGATACGTCTCACCATTGCCCATTATTACACCCCTACGGGCCGCTGCATCCAGAAGCCTTATGAGAAGGGTGACAAGAAAAGCTACGAGAAGGATATCCTGAACCGCCTAAATAGTGGTGAACTGATTAGTGCCGACAGCATCCATTTCGCTGACTCGCTGAAATACCAGACGTTAAGAAAACATCGCACGGTATATGGCGGTGGCGGTATCATGCCCGACTATTTCGTAGGTCTCGACACGACCCGCTACACCAAGTTCCATCGTGAGCTGGCTGCTAAGAGCGTTATCATTCAGCAGAACCTGCGTTATGTCGATAATAACCGCAAGTCGCTGAAAAAGCAATATCCCGACTTCCAGTCCTTTAAGGCCAACTACGAGATTCCGCAGTCGCTCATCAACAGTATCATCAAGGAGGGCGAGAAGCAGAAAATCAAGCCCCAGGATGAGGCCGAGCTTCAGAAGACGTTGCCTTACCTGAAGTTGCAACTCAAGGCGCTCATCGCACGCGACCTTTGGGATATGAGTGAATATTTCTCCGTGTTCAATGAGGATAGCGATATCGTAAAAAAAGCGTTGGAACTGTTACAATAG
- a CDS encoding autotransporter outer membrane beta-barrel domain-containing protein produces MSRYFYALLAFGLLGMATTSMAQESAADSVMNHAKGNRLSVGGYGEVVFSRNFYSDNPFRYNDAANHKDDPSHNRLDIPHAVIYLSYDFGRGWTFGTEIEFEHGGTGSAEELEADEFAEWEQETEKGGEVELEQFWIQKSFARWANIKAGHIVVPVGLTNAHHEPLQFFTVYRPEGENTILPCTWHQTGISFWGRQKDWRYELQLLAGLNSDQFTRSNWIKNGTKSPTEYEVANKFGVSVRVDNYSIPGLRIGLSGYYGHSIGNSSPNEATGLTTMYKGAVAIGAFDFTYKGHNWIVRGQADYGHLDDAEHLMDMYNRTNKKSPFHHSSSMRTVSSNAYAVGLEAGYDIFSQIRDMRKQGERLFLFGRYEQYDPYAKQMGASSYDYSVVRRMAVGVNYYPLKQIAVKAEYSHRFLKGQYNNEPSLNIGIAYEGFFL; encoded by the coding sequence ATGAGCAGATATTTTTACGCTTTACTGGCGTTTGGATTATTAGGGATGGCAACGACATCGATGGCACAGGAGAGTGCTGCCGATAGTGTGATGAATCATGCAAAGGGCAACCGCCTTAGCGTAGGTGGCTATGGAGAAGTGGTCTTCTCACGCAATTTCTATAGTGATAACCCCTTCCGCTATAATGACGCTGCCAACCATAAGGACGACCCTAGCCACAACCGACTGGATATTCCCCATGCCGTGATATACCTGAGTTACGACTTCGGTCGTGGCTGGACCTTCGGCACGGAGATAGAGTTTGAACATGGCGGCACGGGCTCGGCCGAGGAATTGGAGGCCGACGAGTTTGCTGAATGGGAACAGGAGACGGAGAAAGGCGGCGAGGTAGAGCTGGAGCAGTTCTGGATTCAGAAGAGCTTTGCCCGCTGGGCCAATATCAAGGCCGGACATATCGTCGTGCCGGTAGGACTGACCAATGCGCATCATGAGCCCTTGCAGTTCTTCACGGTATATCGTCCTGAAGGCGAAAACACCATCCTGCCCTGTACCTGGCATCAGACGGGTATCTCGTTCTGGGGTCGTCAGAAAGACTGGCGTTATGAGTTGCAGCTGTTGGCAGGACTGAACAGCGACCAGTTTACCCGTAGCAACTGGATTAAGAACGGCACGAAGTCGCCCACGGAATATGAGGTAGCCAATAAGTTTGGTGTCAGCGTGCGTGTAGATAACTATAGTATTCCAGGCCTGCGCATCGGCTTGAGTGGCTATTATGGTCACAGCATTGGCAATAGCAGTCCTAACGAAGCCACTGGACTGACCACAATGTATAAAGGTGCAGTAGCCATTGGTGCATTTGACTTCACGTATAAAGGTCACAACTGGATTGTTCGCGGACAGGCCGACTACGGTCATCTGGATGATGCCGAGCACCTGATGGATATGTATAACCGCACTAACAAGAAGTCGCCCTTCCATCATAGCAGTTCGATGCGTACGGTGAGCAGCAATGCCTACGCCGTAGGTCTGGAGGCAGGCTATGATATCTTCTCACAGATTCGTGACATGAGAAAGCAAGGCGAGCGCCTCTTCCTCTTCGGACGCTATGAGCAGTATGATCCATACGCCAAGCAGATGGGTGCCAGCAGCTACGACTACTCTGTGGTGAGACGTATGGCCGTGGGTGTGAACTACTACCCCTTGAAGCAGATTGCCGTGAAGGCAGAGTATTCACACCGCTTCCTAAAAGGGCAGTATAACAACGAGCCAAGCCTGAACATCGGTATTGCCTACGAGGGATTCTTTCTGTAA
- a CDS encoding imelysin family protein produces MKKSFNFALSLVVAGALSMGFASCDSSDDDKVDYNNKVYGQQAMNACEDVINQLDLAMNQIEKSNLTDAQKAELQQILENNVDNVIVPTYKNLADAAEKLQKSLGDLSANEITQENIDNACAAFKEARAWWEKSEAFLGGAASDFDIDPGIDSWPLNRDLLHSYFTTGEFSEEALDDQSILGFHALEFVLFRDGKNRTVAEFQSNDTYKGFTDVKGAEELKYAEAVAKELVISCYNLEVAWSETPNAARLKAVQDADRDYLTKKGKSFGWNMKNSGSTESTFDGLKDALSQVLNDDEGSAVAIADEVGSGKIGHPFQSGYIFYVESPYSYNSLTDFQNNIRSIENVWYGNTNGANGSAQVSLSQWFAKNDSKTGQAVEAAISSAISKIGAIPGPFVKYVSTIWNKSFEDDEVVEIPE; encoded by the coding sequence ATGAAGAAAAGTTTTAACTTTGCACTGTCATTAGTAGTGGCTGGTGCACTGAGTATGGGATTCGCATCTTGCGATAGCAGTGATGACGACAAGGTAGACTACAACAACAAGGTGTATGGTCAGCAGGCCATGAACGCCTGCGAAGATGTGATCAACCAGTTGGACCTGGCGATGAACCAGATTGAGAAGAGCAACCTGACAGACGCTCAGAAGGCTGAGTTGCAGCAGATTCTGGAGAACAATGTTGACAACGTCATCGTGCCTACCTACAAGAACCTGGCTGATGCTGCCGAGAAACTGCAGAAGTCACTGGGCGACCTCTCGGCCAACGAGATTACACAGGAGAACATTGACAATGCCTGCGCTGCCTTCAAAGAGGCTCGTGCATGGTGGGAGAAGAGCGAGGCATTCCTGGGTGGTGCTGCCAGCGATTTCGATATCGACCCAGGTATCGACTCATGGCCTCTGAACCGCGACCTGCTGCATAGTTACTTCACCACTGGTGAGTTTAGCGAAGAGGCACTCGACGACCAGAGCATCCTGGGTTTCCATGCCTTGGAGTTCGTGCTCTTCCGTGACGGTAAGAACCGCACAGTGGCTGAGTTCCAGAGCAACGATACCTATAAAGGTTTTACCGATGTAAAGGGTGCTGAGGAGCTGAAGTATGCCGAGGCTGTGGCAAAGGAACTGGTTATCTCATGCTATAACCTGGAGGTGGCTTGGAGCGAGACACCTAACGCTGCCCGCCTGAAGGCTGTTCAGGATGCTGATCGCGACTACCTGACCAAGAAAGGTAAGAGCTTTGGCTGGAACATGAAGAACTCTGGTTCTACCGAGAGTACTTTCGACGGACTGAAGGATGCCCTCTCACAGGTACTCAATGATGATGAGGGTAGTGCAGTAGCCATTGCCGACGAGGTGGGCTCTGGTAAGATTGGTCACCCCTTCCAGAGTGGTTATATCTTCTATGTGGAGTCACCCTACAGCTATAACTCGCTGACTGACTTCCAGAACAACATCCGTTCTATCGAGAACGTATGGTACGGCAATACCAACGGTGCCAATGGCAGCGCACAGGTAAGCCTGAGCCAGTGGTTTGCTAAGAACGACTCCAAGACCGGACAGGCCGTAGAGGCTGCCATCAGCAGTGCCATCAGTAAGATTGGCGCTATCCCTGGTCCGTTTGTGAAGTATGTCAGCACCATTTGGAACAAGTCATTTGAAGATGATGAAGTAGTGGAAATTCCGGAATAA
- a CDS encoding di-heme oxidoredictase family protein, with the protein MKETRLLLSFLITTSTLTFLSSCSDDKEVKETYNLEEKDDAFGKANDVFTAEEWYPGGELGTTTKRSYSAPAPAVDQLADGQERFKHGEDFFEHLYTLNTEPRKGLGPAWVRSSCIHCHPGYGHGKRQEQYRANEIGNGYLLVIYHNQDGPIGTDGKPAYTKNSYISEVTGMPQTQAMAPFTPPIDENQIQIEWKKVETMPSGLSMTFADGESYELIYPEVTIPQTAFNTNPKPENYEVRLESTIGIYGTGLLDAITDEDMEAQWRNESPFVELNPAMWDKANNKFAASAYYSAAYNDLGKHRGDHGPVKRFTYAMTRGSLQDGAGANAIWNITNVTRSDRHFLYTTPAWAKAQSEDPNVIKYIKENGASEQSLLHPYYADGSDAQIAARVNELLGVNSIAKKETFDKHLFKDGKEEMSDLDYYDFMIWHRGLAVPAARNLDDPQVQQGKQLFAQIGCTRCHRPSWKTGNDEYWVDASIKAYCKEKGIDPQKSLPRFAKQTIWPYTDMVQHRLFMKNDIRTGWCRTTPLWGRGLSLRLTGAEDRLHDCRARNEVEAIMWHGYSQDSDAYKTVEAFSKLSKAERDAIVKFLRAI; encoded by the coding sequence ATGAAAGAAACAAGATTACTGCTTTCTTTCCTTATTACAACCTCTACCTTGACCTTCTTGTCGTCCTGTAGTGATGACAAGGAGGTCAAGGAGACTTATAATTTGGAGGAGAAAGACGACGCATTTGGCAAGGCCAATGACGTCTTTACAGCTGAGGAATGGTATCCTGGTGGCGAACTGGGCACTACCACCAAACGAAGCTACTCTGCACCAGCACCTGCCGTTGACCAGCTGGCCGACGGTCAGGAACGTTTTAAACATGGAGAGGATTTCTTTGAGCATCTCTACACCCTGAACACAGAACCTCGAAAAGGTCTCGGACCGGCATGGGTTCGCTCAAGTTGTATCCACTGTCATCCTGGCTATGGCCACGGCAAGCGTCAGGAACAGTATCGTGCCAACGAGATTGGCAACGGCTACCTGCTGGTTATCTATCATAATCAGGATGGTCCTATCGGTACCGATGGCAAACCAGCCTACACGAAGAACAGCTATATCTCTGAGGTGACGGGTATGCCCCAGACGCAGGCTATGGCACCATTCACGCCTCCTATCGATGAAAACCAGATTCAGATAGAATGGAAAAAGGTGGAGACGATGCCTAGCGGTCTGTCCATGACTTTTGCCGATGGCGAGTCATACGAACTCATCTATCCTGAGGTGACCATTCCTCAGACAGCCTTTAATACCAATCCCAAGCCCGAGAACTACGAGGTGCGACTGGAGTCAACCATCGGTATCTATGGTACAGGTCTGCTGGATGCCATTACCGACGAGGATATGGAGGCACAGTGGCGCAATGAGAGTCCTTTCGTAGAACTGAATCCCGCCATGTGGGATAAGGCGAATAACAAGTTTGCTGCTTCTGCCTATTATTCTGCTGCCTATAATGATTTGGGCAAGCATCGCGGTGATCACGGCCCTGTAAAGCGTTTCACGTATGCCATGACACGTGGCTCACTGCAGGATGGTGCTGGTGCCAATGCTATCTGGAATATCACCAACGTGACACGTAGCGACCGTCACTTCCTTTATACCACTCCCGCATGGGCCAAGGCTCAGAGCGAAGACCCCAACGTCATCAAGTATATCAAGGAGAATGGTGCCAGCGAACAGAGTCTGCTCCATCCTTATTATGCTGATGGTAGTGATGCTCAGATTGCTGCCCGTGTGAACGAGCTGTTGGGCGTGAACTCTATCGCCAAGAAAGAGACGTTCGACAAGCACCTGTTCAAGGATGGCAAGGAGGAGATGAGCGACCTCGACTACTACGACTTCATGATATGGCATCGCGGCCTGGCTGTGCCTGCTGCCCGTAACCTGGACGATCCCCAGGTGCAGCAGGGTAAGCAGCTCTTTGCACAGATAGGCTGCACCCGTTGCCATCGTCCATCGTGGAAGACGGGTAACGACGAATACTGGGTAGATGCCAGCATCAAAGCCTACTGCAAAGAGAAGGGTATAGACCCACAGAAGAGTCTGCCCCGCTTTGCCAAGCAGACTATCTGGCCATACACCGATATGGTACAGCACCGCCTGTTCATGAAGAACGATATCCGTACGGGCTGGTGCCGCACTACCCCACTCTGGGGTCGCGGCCTGTCACTCCGACTGACGGGTGCTGAGGACCGTTTGCACGACTGTCGTGCCCGTAACGAGGTGGAGGCTATCATGTGGCACGGCTATTCACAGGATTCGGATGCCTACAAGACGGTAGAGGCATTCTCGAAACTGAGTAAGGCCGAGCGTGATGCAATAGTAAAGTTCCTGCGAGCGATTTAA
- the ccsA gene encoding cytochrome c biogenesis protein CcsA, whose product MIKKTLVIIYLVVVAVMATATFVEHLNGFNIYAQWWFTALWGLLAAVAVVYFLSRHIRRLSVVVLHLSFLVILAGALLTRLTASQGFLHLRPNETAMRYVMNDGKIQPLPFSVKLDTFIVVYHPGTTAAMDYESHLRFKVDEREMCETVSMNHICSIKGFRLYQNSYDADGRGTVLTVNSDPWGIPVTYTGYALLFIGLIWMLIDPKGQYRQVLRSPLLRRGTLVLALLLGVGQIEAAPRTVPVETAEKMGQLNILYNDRICPLQTYAADFTKKLFGKPSYEGLTAEQVLAGYLFFADEWSSVPLKKQTDDRQWIIYELQHGYSLKVFPYTSQHGVTRWYAPVEEIDSMAVPAENRLLMTSYFDLLYGAVDAGNYAMANEYLDRLKDYQHSNGGASIPSDIRLKSERIYNTIPFATILFMVCLTMGFIAFFTFLFWPKKWAFRLQFAVLLLSFLTLTYCEALRWIISGNIPMSNGYETMLLIAWLIQLVTLFMQHRFRILLTFGFLLSGFFLLVSHISQMDPQIGHLMPVLRSPLLTLHVSIIMIAFALLSLTFICGLTGIAFHFTKRREQTDVLATLSRVFLYPALTTLGFGIFIGAIWANVSWGTYWSWDPKEVWALITFMVYAVVVHTQSFRAFQRPLTYHIYVTLCFLTILMTYFGVNYILGGMHSYA is encoded by the coding sequence ATGATAAAAAAAACACTGGTCATTATTTATCTGGTGGTGGTAGCCGTGATGGCTACCGCCACCTTTGTTGAACATTTAAACGGCTTCAACATCTACGCACAGTGGTGGTTTACGGCCTTATGGGGCCTACTGGCTGCTGTGGCTGTGGTCTATTTCCTGTCAAGGCACATCCGCAGATTATCTGTGGTGGTGCTGCACCTGTCATTCCTGGTGATTCTAGCTGGGGCACTGCTGACCCGACTCACGGCGAGTCAGGGTTTTCTGCATCTACGCCCTAACGAGACAGCCATGAGATACGTGATGAACGACGGGAAGATACAGCCACTGCCTTTCAGCGTGAAGCTGGACACGTTTATAGTGGTTTATCATCCTGGAACGACGGCAGCGATGGACTATGAGTCGCACCTGAGATTCAAGGTTGACGAACGCGAAATGTGCGAGACGGTGTCGATGAACCACATCTGTTCCATCAAAGGTTTCCGACTCTATCAAAACAGCTACGATGCCGACGGACGCGGCACAGTGCTAACGGTAAATAGCGACCCGTGGGGCATTCCCGTGACTTATACGGGGTATGCACTACTTTTCATTGGCTTGATATGGATGCTGATAGATCCGAAAGGACAATACCGACAGGTGCTACGCTCGCCATTGTTAAGACGCGGCACACTGGTGTTAGCGTTGCTGCTGGGCGTAGGCCAAATAGAAGCAGCACCCCGCACGGTGCCTGTTGAGACGGCCGAGAAGATGGGCCAGCTGAATATTCTGTATAATGACCGTATCTGTCCACTGCAGACCTATGCCGCTGACTTCACCAAGAAACTCTTTGGCAAGCCCAGTTACGAAGGGCTCACGGCCGAGCAAGTGCTGGCAGGCTATCTGTTTTTTGCCGATGAATGGAGCAGCGTGCCTTTGAAGAAGCAGACTGACGACCGCCAATGGATTATCTACGAACTGCAGCACGGCTATTCGCTGAAGGTATTCCCTTATACCTCGCAGCATGGCGTTACCCGCTGGTATGCACCGGTAGAAGAGATAGATAGCATGGCAGTGCCAGCCGAGAACCGCTTGCTGATGACATCCTATTTTGACCTACTCTATGGTGCTGTGGATGCTGGCAACTATGCGATGGCCAACGAATATCTGGATCGTCTGAAGGATTATCAGCACAGCAATGGCGGTGCGTCAATTCCTTCTGATATCCGATTGAAGTCAGAGCGAATCTATAACACCATCCCCTTTGCCACCATCCTCTTTATGGTGTGCCTCACCATGGGCTTCATAGCCTTCTTCACGTTCCTCTTCTGGCCAAAGAAATGGGCCTTCCGCCTGCAATTTGCCGTCTTGCTGTTGTCATTCCTGACCCTTACCTATTGCGAGGCGCTGAGATGGATTATCAGTGGCAATATACCGATGTCAAATGGTTACGAAACGATGCTGCTTATTGCGTGGCTGATACAGCTCGTGACGCTGTTCATGCAGCATCGGTTCCGCATCCTGCTTACCTTCGGCTTCCTGCTCTCAGGCTTCTTCCTGTTGGTGAGCCATATCTCGCAGATGGATCCTCAGATAGGTCATCTGATGCCAGTACTGCGCTCGCCGCTGCTCACGCTTCATGTCAGCATCATCATGATAGCCTTTGCCCTGCTTAGCCTGACATTTATCTGCGGACTGACGGGCATTGCCTTCCACTTCACAAAGCGCAGGGAGCAGACCGACGTGCTGGCCACGCTCAGTAGGGTGTTCCTCTATCCGGCACTGACCACACTGGGCTTTGGCATCTTCATTGGTGCCATTTGGGCAAATGTGTCGTGGGGTACGTATTGGAGTTGGGATCCTAAGGAGGTATGGGCGCTCATCACCTTCATGGTCTATGCGGTGGTAGTGCATACGCAGAGCTTCCGCGCTTTCCAGCGTCCGCTCACTTATCATATCTACGTGACGCTTTGTTTCCTCACCATCCTGATGACATATTTTGGCGTGAACTATATCCTGGGCGGCATGCACTCGTATGCCTAA
- a CDS encoding thiamine diphosphokinase, translating into MSEQYDAVIVANGQFPTHEVPLAILRNAKYIVACDGAVRNVPQADVVIGDGDSVPAEYHHLLVQIDEQDDNDLTKATRYCLSNLQPLTSHLSSLTPHPSLRIAYLGCTGLREDHTIGNISLLMRYFRDMNVQGVMYTDYGMFTPSYGYQTFPSKSGQQVSIFNFGCTSIYSEGLRWDSYAYDQWWQGTLNEAIGNRISFCADGYYMVYQTYDVK; encoded by the coding sequence ATGAGTGAACAGTATGATGCAGTGATTGTGGCTAATGGCCAGTTTCCTACTCATGAGGTGCCCTTAGCTATTCTCCGCAATGCTAAGTACATTGTGGCGTGCGACGGTGCCGTTAGGAACGTGCCTCAGGCTGATGTTGTTATTGGCGATGGTGATAGCGTGCCTGCGGAATACCATCATCTGCTGGTACAGATAGATGAACAGGACGATAACGACCTGACTAAAGCTACCCGCTATTGTCTTTCTAACCTCCAACCCCTCACTTCTCACCTCTCATCTCTCACCCCTCACCCCTCTCTCAGAATCGCCTACCTTGGCTGTACCGGCCTGCGTGAAGACCATACGATAGGAAATATCTCGTTGCTGATGCGCTATTTTCGTGATATGAACGTGCAAGGTGTGATGTACACCGATTATGGCATGTTCACCCCTTCATACGGCTATCAGACTTTTCCCTCGAAATCTGGTCAGCAGGTCAGCATCTTTAATTTCGGCTGTACCAGCATCTATTCTGAAGGTCTTCGTTGGGATAGCTATGCCTACGACCAGTGGTGGCAGGGCACCCTAAACGAAGCCATCGGCAACAGAATCTCGTTCTGTGCCGATGGCTATTATATGGTTTACCAAACCTATGATGTCAAATAA